A region of the Anolis sagrei isolate rAnoSag1 chromosome 4, rAnoSag1.mat, whole genome shotgun sequence genome:
gtaatttctccagtggtgtggggcgcagacaccctgtgataatgcggcatgtctcattaagagccacatctactgttttagtgtggtgagatgtgttccacactgggcacacatcttgtaagccgcaccgagtcctgcgggagatggtagcggggtataagaacaataaataaataaataaattccacggcttcttgataaaaaaataaaaatgatattttcttttctttctttaataaacagATCAAAGGAAGACTATGAACAATTTAAGAGTTTTAAAGACCTTTCAGTCTCTGTGGTAAAGACATCAGCATATTTTTATTTGCACTCCTAGCATCTAAAACATCTGAATCCAGCAGTAGCATACATATTGCATCCAGCACAATAACTGCCTCTCTGAACTGATTTTCCATTAATCACAATTGTTGTCATTTTAACTATTTAACTTACGTTGCACTAGAAATATATTAATGGAAAACCAATACAATCACCAGAATCGGGAGCCAGTAAGCCCTGAAGTGGAGCTAAACAATGCTGTACGATATGGCTCAATTGAGACTGTCCAGCAGCTTTTGAAAGATGGCAGAGATATAAATTCAAAGGTGAAAGGTGGTTGGACACCCCTTCATAGTGCTGTACAACGGAATAAGGAAGATATTGTCTACCTTCTTCTTAGAGAGGGGGCGGATCCACAGCCTAGGAAGGACAACGGGGCTACTCCTTTTATCCTAGCCGGGATAAATGGCAATGTGAACCTTCTGAAGCTCTTCCTTGAGAAAGGATCCGATATCAATGAGTGTGATATCAATGGCTTCACCGCTTTCATGGAGGCTGCTTGGTATGGGAAGGAGGAAGCCCTGAGATTTTTGTATGAGAATGGAGCCGATGTCAATTTGGGAAGAGTAGTTGATGAGGAGAAAAAGGCCCTAAATAAAGGAGGTGTAACAGCCTTGATGGATGCTGCCAAGCAAGGCCACGTCACTGTGGTAGAAGCCCTAGTCAAAGAGATGAACGCCGACGTGAATATCTGTGACAATCAGGGAAGGAATGCATTAATCCATGCATTCCACCTCGGAGAAGACAAAAattggaagaaagacaaagaggacATTGTCCTTTTTCTTCTCGAACGTGGTGCTGATTTGACCAAGAGAGATGAAAGTGGGAAAACTACTCTTATACTTGCCGTGGAAAGGCAAAGCCAAGTTGTGGTGGAGGCTATATTAGACCGCAATGAGGTTGATGTCGATGATGCAGACAAGAACAGCAGAACGGCACTGATGATAGCGGTGGAAACGAAAAACTATGACATAGCACGGGTGTTGTGTGAAAAGGGAGCAAGAACAGACATTGGGAACCTCCTTGAAATCGCGAGCCAAAGTTATAACAATGAAAAAATCATAGAGCTCCTACAACAGTTTGGTTCATCACACATTCCAAGCCAACCAATGGTAAAGTGGACGTCTTCTAGTATACGCTGGGGACTCCAGCTCCAGGATCTGTATGGGAGGTATCGCCCTATGATTGGAAAACTCAAGATTTTCCAATATCAAGATTTTAGGATTCAGAGAAACTCTCAAGGAGGAGTGTATCTGGGATTATATGATGGAGAAGCGGTGGCTGTGAAGATATTCTGTATTGATGCCGAAAATGCTGAACGAGAGAAAACCTGCCTTGAGAAATGCCGCACTAGCAATCATCTGATGAAGTTTTGTGGTTGGGAAGAGCGGAAAAACTGTCTGTATCTGTGCCTCTCCTTGTGTGAGAGGACCCTTGAAGAATACTTCAAAATGGGTGACAAGGCAGACATGAGAAGCAACGATATTCTCAAAACGGTCTTTCTGTCAGTGAAGGAACTGCATGAATTTGGATTTGGTCATCAGGATTTGCACCCCAGTAACATTTTGATAGGTATGTGCTCTGTTGTATTTGGCCTTCTGTTCAAAGGGGTCCAATTGTTTATTTCATTGCACAGTCaacccttcacatttgcaggtttgacttttgcagatttgattgaaATGCTCTCTCTAGGGATCTTTTGTGTTCCAGCGTGAGTTGCTggttgtcatgtatcatgtcccaTAGTTGATAATGGTTGGTGGTAGCAGgtctggcagttggtgatggaaaggttaatgtaagtcttggttctaaagggctgagtagtttgtaagtaacagtttccaggtaaaagcaattaagggtagaGGCATGCAGGGGATAGGTTGCAATATTTATaatgcataaatattaaaaatcctgcctgatacaaattgaaataagatgggaccggcatttgagtacagtactgtaataggtaaacgaCAAAAGCGGGAACGtgctatttccaggggcctgttaggagaatgaccaggataatatatagggggctaggtcattgaaaccaccaagtcttcaaactcttacaaaaagaggggagggatggggcctgtcttatttcccttcgaagggcgttccagaggcgagggaccaccaccaagaaggccccctctctcgccccaccaaccgtgcttgtgatggaggtgggagcaagaggatctacttacatttgcatgtttttgaactgctaggttggcagaagctgggactaatagcgagagctcatgctgctccccggattcgaacctgcaacctttcagttagcaagtttagcagctcagcagtttaactcctttttttttttttaaaaaaaattaagactgtTGATGGGATTTTATTAAGCAAAGACTTTTTAGGCTAGAAATATTGTCCTTTAAGATTACTCTTATAatccatttgtttttttaaaattttagttttTGAATTTCAGCTATACATGGATTGTAATTACTATGCAGCCCTCCACATTCTCTATTTCATTGATCACAGACCATGTGCATAATATAATCAGAGGTGCATCTATTGTGCATCTACAcaatagagttaatgcagttttactcctctttcactgccatggctcactgctatgcaatcatgggagctgtagttttacgccatctttaaccttctctgttgTGCCTCAGCAAAATACATATCCTATGATTCTGTAGTTTGacatcatggcagttaaagtgttttttgtttttttttgtcgtgtcaggagcgacttgagaaaccgcaagtcgcttctggtgtgagagaattggccgtctgcaaggatgttgcccaggggacacccggatgatttgatgtttttatcatccttgtgggaggcttctctcatgtccccgtatgaggagctggagctgatagagggacctcatccgcctctccccggattcgaacctgcgacctgtcggtcttcagtcctgccggcatgggggtttaacccactgtgccaccgggggctccaccggGGGTTAAAgtagtattaaactgcattaattctacagtgtcaatgCAGCCAGAGAGAATGGGCAGTAAAAACgcctttctcaaaaaaaaaaagtcattacTTGTCTTTACTTTCCAAACTACTGTTAAAAGTTAAAACTATGTAATGTTATTTGTTAATTTGTGCCTCTCCCAGATGTTACGGGCAAGATTTTCCTAGCAGATTTTGACAAGTGCAGGAAAATAACTGGTGATGACCACAAAGATCATATAATCTCAAAAGACCTACAGGTAAATATAAGTTCTTCATTACTGCCTTCTGGCCTCCTACATTTACAGAATTATCATCTCTACAGTCAATATAGTGAACCAAACTTCTATATGCACAAAGTACTAGGGATGGATTATTCAAAAGAATTAGAAAAGTTAttagaaaatgtgtttttcaagTGTTGAGGAACCTTGATGTGAAGAATCTATTGTGCAGAAGTGGATTTTAACCAAGTCCCATgcaatagaccaggggtcctcaaactacggcctgcgggccacttccagcccgccaagggcacttatccggcccgcggaggaggagcacccccccccccacagtgcccTTCCCTTGGCTGGTTCACGCTATTCGTCAGGCCTGATGGGcaacgtgagccagccaagggcagctgctccgcgtggcctactcatgcataaagcaccttgcgaggtgctttacgcgcaagtagtctgtgcggtgctgctcctcctttggctggctcacgctatccgtcaggcccaatgggtagcctgagccagccaagagcAGCTGCTTCGCGTGGCCTACTCGCACGTAAAGCACCTAGCCAGGCGGTGCTGCTCCTccgctgcccattgggcccgatgggcagtgggagccagccaagggaggctgccatggcactccatgcagtcatgccggccacatgaccttggaggtgtctatggacaacgccagatcttcgacttagaaatgcagatgagcaccacaccccagagtcagacacgactggacttcatgtcagaggaaaacctttaactaggaaaattgtggaagatgcagggtgggagaaagaactcttgtctgttggaggtaggtatgaatgtttcaattggctaccttgattaccatttcatagcctgacagtttttagggagaatcctttgttgagaggtgattagctggccctgattgtttcttgtctggagttcccctgtgtttgagtgttgttctttatttacagttataattttagagtttttttaatactggtagccagattttgttcagactagaaataggaagatttcccattctctgctcctggaattactgcctaaagagggctagaaagaaccccctctaaaggcccttccacacagcaaaataagatatgtgcaatgtgcataggaaattttttattgattttttaaaaaaaaactatagtccggccctccaacggtctgagggacagtgaactggcccccagtttaaaaagtttgaggacccctgcaatagacacacaggcaagaggaaaaaggaacataaAATTtatactcttatcagcagaggcataaacttgcagtgttgcatacaaaatcaaacagtgcaacaaacttacatagccCTGTAACTCAGAATAAGGCTCCTtcgtcttcattcaaatgagagagcaaaacataaaccttaagtaaatagctattctaccatagcaaagagcatcgctgttaaagcatagcagcattacagcatagtGCTTCCCTTCCTCAGAGTCACTTAtttcttctccaaactgtattctaaaatctatACAGTTATAgccctggaaatgaacaaaatctggctaccagtattaaaaaactcaaaaattacaacagcaaaacaacagagagtaaacaatcaggcacatcaaatcactctcaacaaaagattccccccaggcacttccaagccattaaatgctaatcaaggtggtcagttgaaacattcacaccgagctccagcagacaagagtcctttgtcccaccccggtcattccacagatatataaacccattttcctacttccaacagacctcactacctctgaggatgcttgccatagatgcaggcgaaacgtcaggagaaaatgcctctagaacatggccatatagcctggaaaaaactacaacaacccaatttatttttgatttttcttttctttcttttcttttttctgcttttttgtgtgtgaatatttCCTAATTTCATATAAaacaatgttctcccactttccgtGTAAaaattttttatgtttatataactcaataaaattcattaaaaaaatgtccttgcagatagccaattctctcacaccagaagcaacttgcagtttctcaagtcgctcctgacatgacaaaaaaattttttaaaaagaaaatcctatgaaattcatgggattgccatccGTCGGCAGCAACTCAAAGGTACACAGAGGGAAAATAAATAGAAACGAATTTGCTGAGAACTGTTCTTCTGCTCTCCCTAGTAAAACCCTAgagatcttgatgtttcttttatGTCCTTAGAAAGTGGTAGCAAGTGACCATTCTCAGCTCTGAACAAAAAGTCTGGACCTTCTTTCTTTGTTCATTCTGATGTTGTATTTCTTGAGAAGGCAATAAGCACTTGTTCTATCACCCAGGATCTTGAAAAGCTGGCTGTATATGTTGCAATGAGGGGCAGAGCACAATTTGAAGATTTACCCACAGAGTGTCCTATAGATGTGGACGATCGTATGGAAATAGATGATCTCCGAGAAAGGCTGAACTCTCTTGAAGAATGCATCCCAGTCTGTGATCAATTGGAACATTTACTACAACATCCTTATTTTTGGAGCAAGCAAATGTAAGTAGAAAGCAATACTGGACAGCTTAAGAAATAAATATATCTGCATTTCATACTTAATCtatccctagaatcatagaatcatagaatcaaagagttggaagagacctcatgggccatccagtccaaccccctgccaagaagcaggaatgttgcaatgtttcactgctgaatgactctcacagtcagaaagtttttcctcctgttcagatggaatctcctctcttgtagtttgaagccattgttccacgttctagtctccaaggaagcagaaaacaagcttgctccctcctccctgtggcttcctctcacatatttatacatggctatcatatctcctctcagccttctcttcttcaggctaaacatgcctagctccttaagccgctcctcatagggcttgttctccagacccttgatcattttagtcgccctcctctggacacattccagcttgtcaatatctctcttgaattgtggtgcccagaattggacacaatattccaggtgtggtctaagtatgggtagcattacttccctagatctagacactatgctcctattgatgcaggccaaaatcccattggctttttttgctgccacatcacattgttggctcatgtttaacttgttgtccacgaggactccaagatctttttcacacgtactgctctcgagccaggcattgtcccccattctgtatctttgcatttcgtttttcctgccaaagtggagtatcttgcatttgtcactgttgaacttcattttgttagttttggcccatctctctaatctgtcaagatcgttttgaatcctgctcctgtcctctggagtattggctctccctcccaatttggtgtcgtctgcaaacttggtgattAATGacttagcccttcatctaagtcattaataaagatgttgaacaggaccgggcccaggatggaaccctgcggcactccacttgtcacttcttcccaagatgaagaggaagcattggtgagaatcaccctctggtttcgtccacttaaccaattacagatccacctcaccgtagttttgcctagcccacattggactagtttccttgccagaaggtcatgggggaccttgtcgaaggccttactgaaatccaggtacgctacaaccacgacattccctgcatctatccagcttgtaactctatcgaaaaaagagatcagat
Encoded here:
- the RNASEL gene encoding 2-5A-dependent ribonuclease encodes the protein MENQYNHQNREPVSPEVELNNAVRYGSIETVQQLLKDGRDINSKVKGGWTPLHSAVQRNKEDIVYLLLREGADPQPRKDNGATPFILAGINGNVNLLKLFLEKGSDINECDINGFTAFMEAAWYGKEEALRFLYENGADVNLGRVVDEEKKALNKGGVTALMDAAKQGHVTVVEALVKEMNADVNICDNQGRNALIHAFHLGEDKNWKKDKEDIVLFLLERGADLTKRDESGKTTLILAVERQSQVVVEAILDRNEVDVDDADKNSRTALMIAVETKNYDIARVLCEKGARTDIGNLLEIASQSYNNEKIIELLQQFGSSHIPSQPMVKWTSSSIRWGLQLQDLYGRYRPMIGKLKIFQYQDFRIQRNSQGGVYLGLYDGEAVAVKIFCIDAENAEREKTCLEKCRTSNHLMKFCGWEERKNCLYLCLSLCERTLEEYFKMGDKADMRSNDILKTVFLSVKELHEFGFGHQDLHPSNILIDVTGKIFLADFDKCRKITGDDHKDHIISKDLQDLEKLAVYVAMRGRAQFEDLPTECPIDVDDRMEIDDLRERLNSLEECIPVCDQLEHLLQHPYFWSKQMKYRVLRDVGNESDIKARNTKQHNEDSELLKALNREEHPFMDWTKKINEEFLNCMADPFSERDKKKKNRPKKSYENCVTDLLKLIRHTGEHLKEKDEQVKDIVGEPADYFLNLFPNLTIYVYRCLYNTQYAKHFPNAQNPSPL